From Luteococcus japonicus, one genomic window encodes:
- a CDS encoding GNAT family N-acetyltransferase, which produces MTHTERLTLVPVGPDDLDDWARLYTAPDLPEVPMERHMAGIQANVEHWLNDGLGYWLVRDSLHDAPIGVGGVRRSKELPDGAWSLYYRFAPEAQGQGYAEEMARAGIAALQLIDRDAELRAAVRPGNAASVAIATGLGLQLDEERDGVQVYTRKVSEL; this is translated from the coding sequence ATCACGCACACAGAGCGGCTCACCCTGGTCCCTGTCGGTCCCGACGACCTGGATGACTGGGCGCGGCTCTACACGGCACCGGACCTGCCGGAGGTGCCGATGGAGCGCCACATGGCCGGCATCCAGGCGAATGTTGAGCACTGGCTCAACGACGGCCTGGGCTACTGGCTGGTGCGCGACAGCCTCCACGACGCCCCGATCGGCGTCGGCGGCGTGCGTCGCAGCAAGGAACTGCCCGATGGCGCGTGGAGCCTGTACTACCGCTTCGCCCCGGAGGCGCAGGGGCAGGGCTATGCCGAGGAGATGGCCCGCGCCGGGATCGCCGCCTTGCAGCTGATCGACCGCGACGCCGAACTGCGCGCCGCCGTCCGCCCCGGGAATGCTGCCTCCGTGGCGATCGCGACGGGTCTTGGCCTGCAGCTCGACGAGGAACGCGACGGCGTGCAGGTCTACACG